The region ACGACTTCAGTTTGTTCGCAATCTCTGATATACACCGCACGCTAAATGTGAGATACTCACGTTAACACGCCTGCCAAGAGATTGCTGTCACGGCAGACAAGAGCTATTGGCTGGAATTTTTCATCATGACACTCAGCGGCAGGGTATGCCAGGCAAATCCTTCATGGAGGGCGTCTTTCACATAGGTCTATCAGGTACGGGGAGGGCTCCACGCGTATTCCTTAAATAGGCACAGGTCTTTGAAGCCAAAATTTTCATAAAGCAATTTTCCTTCCTTGGACGAGAGAAGAACGGCCATCAGATAGCCGCGTTCCTTCGCTCTCTCAAGCAGGTGTTCCATCATCGCTCTTCCATATCCTTTCCGCCTCTCCTCAGGATGGACGGCCACATAGTATATTCCGGCGACATTCGCTGATAAGACAAGCATCCCGGTCGCTATCGGTTTACCCTCGATAGCTGCTGTATGCATTTCAAAAGGGCTGTCTCCGTTGTAGAGTATCTCGGGGAGTGGGGAGTATATTTGCTGATAAGCATGTGGAGAAATGTTTACACTTTCCAATACTTTACAGAATTCCAGGAGGTCCTCTTTGTTCTTACAGCGCTTAAGTGTAAGTCCGGCGGGAGTTTGAGTTTTAGTAAAATCGTCCATGGGCATAGCCATCCCGATATCTTCCTCTTTGAGATGAAGACCTGCTGCTTTTAGATGCTGGTCTAAGTCCGCTGGCTTATCGGAGGGGCCGATCCAGAAGGAGAAGGGAAGTTTTTGAGAGGTGTAGAGATCGGTGATCAACTTCACGCGGTGGGCAGCTTTGGCTTTTGGAAAGTTGGCAGCCAAGACGATGTTGAAGGTGTCATCGTTAATGTTCGAGCGCAGGCATACAGCGTCTTTTTGAAAGACGATCTCCATGTTCGGCACGTATTTGGCAAAGGTGGTCATCTGCCGGAGCATGTTCAGCTCCAGAGCCTTCAGCACTTCATCCGGGGTCCAGTTTTCCTTTTTGAGGGGCGCTTCCGGCGCAGATATTCTCTCTGAAAGGGCTTCTGCCGCTTTGATGTCGATCAATTTAATGGCGAGCTCTTTCCCGAGGCAGTAACGCTGGATATTGGAGGGAAATTTCTCTGCAAGAGCCAGTTTGAGTTTGGAGTAGGAATCGCGATCTTCTTTATTTTCTTTCAAGTACTTAGAGAAGCGCAGGTGCCTTTCCGTTTCGGGGTCGGATTCCTCGAAGATGTGCAGGTTGACAGCTGTTGTCCCTCGTTTTGTAAAAAAGCGGCGTCCTCTCATCCCATATTCGCCAAGGGCTTCATAGTTAAGAGCGGAAGAGAGGTTTCCTGTTGCATCGAGAAGGGTCATATCGGGGACCGTTCCCAAAATATCGATGATTGGTTTCGCAAAGCAACCCGGAATCGCTGTGCTGCCGATATGATAGAAACGAATGCCCACATTTTTAAAGGCTTCGCTGAGTTTGTTTTTCTCTTCTTCAAATTGCCGGGCCCACTCTTCTCGGTAGGGGACAACTTCAATTTTTTGCAGCAGATAGATTGAAACAGGAATATCGAATAAGACAGTTTTCTTCCAGGGCCGCATCCCGAGGCGCTCGGCGATAGCCAGGCCCTTTTGGTTTCTGGGGTCGACCATCGTGATTATTTCATTGATGTGAAGCCGGGCGAAGGCGTGATCCGCGATTGCGGAAGCCGCTTCCAATCCAAGTCCTTTACCCCAAAAATCTTGAGAGAGACGGTAAGCAAGTTCGATTTTGCTCTCTCCTTGAATACTTTGTGACAGAAGGCCGGCTAGGCCGATCAGAGAACCGCTCTTTTGCTCTTCGATGGCATAGAGGCCGAAACCGAAACGGGCATGGTGATCCATGATCCGTTGCAGGTAATTCATCGCTTCTTTTTCTTCTTTAAGGGGGCCGGTTAGCGAGAAGCGTACGATGTCTTCATCCGCGAGAATAGGAGCTAGTTTGTATAGATCGTCTTTTG is a window of Estrella lausannensis DNA encoding:
- a CDS encoding GNAT family N-acetyltransferase encodes the protein MDILTERLKIRTLTKDDLYKLAPILADEDIVRFSLTGPLKEEKEAMNYLQRIMDHHARFGFGLYAIEEQKSGSLIGLAGLLSQSIQGESKIELAYRLSQDFWGKGLGLEAASAIADHAFARLHINEIITMVDPRNQKGLAIAERLGMRPWKKTVLFDIPVSIYLLQKIEVVPYREEWARQFEEEKNKLSEAFKNVGIRFYHIGSTAIPGCFAKPIIDILGTVPDMTLLDATGNLSSALNYEALGEYGMRGRRFFTKRGTTAVNLHIFEESDPETERHLRFSKYLKENKEDRDSYSKLKLALAEKFPSNIQRYCLGKELAIKLIDIKAAEALSERISAPEAPLKKENWTPDEVLKALELNMLRQMTTFAKYVPNMEIVFQKDAVCLRSNINDDTFNIVLAANFPKAKAAHRVKLITDLYTSQKLPFSFWIGPSDKPADLDQHLKAAGLHLKEEDIGMAMPMDDFTKTQTPAGLTLKRCKNKEDLLEFCKVLESVNISPHAYQQIYSPLPEILYNGDSPFEMHTAAIEGKPIATGMLVLSANVAGIYYVAVHPEERRKGYGRAMMEHLLERAKERGYLMAVLLSSKEGKLLYENFGFKDLCLFKEYAWSPPRT